In Labilibaculum sp. DW002, one DNA window encodes the following:
- a CDS encoding chorismate mutase: protein MSGLENCKPMNTWFKKLDTRPIVISGPSVVESEEQLLNTARELKKVDQVKIFRAGVWKPQTATKTFGDRGLDILQWLNQVKQETGLLTMVEVASPKHVEMCLRHNVDILWIGARTTSNPFSIQELASALQGMNVPVMIKNPLNPDINLWIGALEQINKAGISRMAAIHCGFYPFEQTSLRNIPKWEIPIELKSRFHNLPMICDPSHIAGDKQHIQQISQKALDLNMDGLMIESHFKPEEALSELEETLSPAELDEVLRGLVCRLNSIDDLGENQLEQYRNQIDSVDAQLIELLAQRMNIVEEIGEYKSQKNMTILQLERWEKVREKGVELGKSLGLSEKFTTQLLRMIHKEAILKQNKVMNR, encoded by the coding sequence ATGAGCGGATTGGAGAATTGTAAACCAATGAATACTTGGTTTAAGAAGTTGGATACAAGACCAATAGTGATAAGTGGTCCTTCTGTCGTAGAGTCTGAAGAACAGTTGTTGAATACTGCCAGAGAACTTAAAAAAGTTGATCAGGTAAAAATATTTAGAGCTGGGGTTTGGAAACCGCAAACTGCAACTAAAACTTTTGGAGACAGAGGTTTAGATATTTTGCAATGGCTGAATCAAGTAAAGCAAGAAACGGGTTTACTTACTATGGTGGAAGTTGCTTCTCCTAAGCATGTTGAAATGTGTTTACGCCACAATGTAGATATTCTTTGGATTGGGGCCAGAACAACTTCAAACCCATTCTCAATTCAGGAACTTGCAAGTGCTCTTCAAGGAATGAATGTACCTGTGATGATTAAGAATCCTCTCAACCCAGATATCAATCTCTGGATTGGAGCATTGGAACAAATCAACAAAGCTGGTATTTCCAGAATGGCAGCCATTCATTGTGGCTTCTATCCTTTTGAACAAACAAGCTTACGAAATATTCCTAAATGGGAAATTCCTATTGAGTTGAAATCTCGATTTCACAACTTACCTATGATTTGCGATCCATCACATATTGCTGGTGATAAGCAACACATTCAGCAGATTTCTCAGAAGGCCCTTGATTTAAATATGGATGGCCTCATGATAGAGAGTCATTTTAAGCCAGAAGAGGCATTAAGTGAACTGGAAGAAACATTAAGTCCGGCTGAATTGGATGAAGTTCTAAGAGGTTTGGTATGTCGTTTAAATTCTATTGATGATTTAGGTGAAAACCAATTGGAACAGTACAGAAATCAAATTGATTCAGTAGATGCTCAGTTAATAGAATTGTTAGCTCAACGTATGAATATTGTGGAAGAAATAGGCGAATATAAATCGCAAAAAAATATGACAATTCTGCAATTGGAACGATGGGAAAAGGTGCGAGAAAAAGGTGTTGAGTTGGGGAAATCTCTTGGCTTATCTGAAAAGTTCACAACTCAGTTATTACGAATGATTCATAAAGAAGCTATTTTAAAACAAAATAAAGTGATGAATCGATAG
- a CDS encoding 4Fe-4S dicluster domain-containing protein yields MKEEASNKSRRNFLKSFGVTVGAAGVVSSFSLLSAAKAAAKEPGETVNLLTADGQLVQVDKNQLRPTVNEPLDELQQRGREGIAGKSFVMVIDLSKCRNARKCMSACQNHHQLRADQHHINVLQMQDADHTAPYFMPKPCQHCDNPPCTKVCPVDATFKRQDGIVLIDNERCIGCRFCIAACPYSARIFQWTEPKDAEKYKDLTYNIEANVPQKKGTVSKCLFSADRLREDKLPSCVSACPNGVYYFGDRNEDAVTNGTSGETVRFSKLIEENAGYTLMEELGTKPRVYYLPPKNRAFEFNGDLLNEENLH; encoded by the coding sequence ATGAAAGAAGAAGCATCAAACAAGAGTAGAAGAAATTTTCTGAAAAGCTTTGGAGTAACTGTTGGTGCAGCTGGAGTTGTAAGTAGTTTTTCACTTCTAAGTGCTGCTAAGGCTGCAGCTAAAGAGCCTGGTGAAACCGTAAACTTACTTACTGCAGACGGACAATTGGTTCAGGTAGATAAAAATCAACTTCGCCCAACAGTAAATGAACCTCTTGATGAATTACAGCAAAGAGGTCGCGAGGGAATAGCTGGGAAATCGTTCGTAATGGTAATTGACTTGAGTAAATGTAGGAATGCTCGTAAATGTATGTCTGCTTGTCAAAATCATCATCAATTAAGAGCTGATCAACATCATATTAATGTCTTGCAGATGCAGGATGCTGATCATACGGCACCTTACTTTATGCCTAAACCTTGTCAGCATTGCGATAACCCACCATGTACTAAGGTTTGTCCTGTTGATGCAACATTTAAACGTCAGGATGGAATTGTTCTAATCGATAATGAACGTTGTATTGGTTGTCGTTTTTGTATTGCAGCATGTCCTTATTCAGCACGTATATTCCAATGGACTGAACCTAAGGATGCTGAAAAATATAAAGATTTAACCTATAATATAGAGGCGAATGTACCACAGAAGAAAGGTACTGTGAGCAAATGTCTGTTCAGTGCCGACCGTCTTCGTGAAGATAAGTTACCGTCATGTGTTTCTGCATGTCCTAATGGTGTTTACTATTTTGGAGATAGAAACGAAGATGCTGTAACGAATGGAACAAGTGGCGAAACGGTTCGTTTCTCTAAATTGATAGAAGAAAATGCGGGTTATACTCTAATGGAAGAGCTGGGAACTAAGCCTCGTGTTTATTATTTGCCTCCAAAAAATAGAGCTTTTGAATTCAATGGTGATCTATTGAATGAAGAGAATCTTCACTAA
- the nrfD gene encoding NrfD/PsrC family molybdoenzyme membrane anchor subunit has protein sequence MNDLPEQKETTLSFEKIKQDVLRPMQNHRGLELWIVFLITVISVGAWAYYVQLRDGLGVTGMRDYVSWGLYIANFVFFVAVSLVGMLISSILGLLKVDWIAPISRIAEIIAVAFVAVAGLVIVLDMGRPDRVLNVMIHGRFQSPILWDVTVITTYLVISALLLILPMIPDLAICKKEIKTAPPMLKKLYAILSFGYTNTPEQHKHLHKMIRTLMVLIVPVGLAIHTVTSWLFAATLRNGWDTTIFGPYFVAGAFVAGSAALIIAMYFFRVNYKLQDYITELHFDKMGKLMVAVCLVYLYFNVNEFLVPGYKMKTGDGIHLKELFTGHWAILFWSSQLFGNIIPVILLVTKKFRKPLPIMIISIFVLASAWFKRYVIVIPTMLHPHLPIQNVPDNYQHYFPSSVEITVTVLSFALALLIITVLAKIFPVVPICEIADQKGIDYKIEE, from the coding sequence ATGAATGACTTACCTGAACAGAAAGAAACAACACTTTCCTTTGAGAAAATAAAACAAGATGTCCTTCGTCCGATGCAAAATCATAGAGGGCTTGAGTTATGGATTGTTTTTCTAATAACAGTAATCTCTGTGGGAGCTTGGGCGTATTACGTACAGCTTCGTGATGGACTTGGTGTTACAGGCATGCGCGACTATGTGTCTTGGGGACTTTATATCGCCAACTTCGTGTTCTTTGTAGCGGTAAGTTTAGTGGGAATGCTAATTTCATCCATACTTGGCTTGCTGAAAGTCGATTGGATAGCTCCAATATCGAGAATTGCCGAAATCATAGCTGTCGCTTTTGTAGCAGTAGCTGGTTTGGTTATAGTTTTAGATATGGGTCGTCCTGATAGAGTATTGAATGTTATGATCCACGGACGTTTTCAATCTCCAATTCTTTGGGATGTTACTGTTATTACAACCTACTTGGTTATCAGTGCTCTCTTGTTGATCTTGCCAATGATTCCTGATTTGGCAATCTGTAAAAAAGAGATTAAAACAGCACCGCCAATGCTAAAGAAGCTATATGCAATTCTATCGTTTGGCTATACCAATACACCAGAACAACATAAGCATCTTCATAAGATGATTCGAACTTTAATGGTTTTAATTGTTCCTGTTGGCTTAGCTATTCATACAGTAACATCGTGGTTGTTTGCTGCAACATTGCGTAATGGATGGGATACGACAATTTTTGGACCTTACTTCGTTGCAGGAGCATTTGTTGCAGGTTCTGCAGCTTTAATTATTGCGATGTATTTCTTTAGAGTCAACTACAAGTTACAGGATTATATTACTGAATTGCATTTCGATAAAATGGGTAAACTGATGGTTGCAGTTTGTTTGGTTTACTTGTATTTTAATGTGAATGAGTTTTTGGTTCCAGGTTATAAAATGAAAACTGGCGACGGCATTCACTTAAAAGAACTATTTACAGGGCACTGGGCGATCCTTTTTTGGTCTTCTCAATTATTTGGCAACATCATTCCAGTTATTCTTTTGGTGACCAAAAAATTCAGAAAACCATTACCGATAATGATCATTTCTATTTTTGTATTGGCAAGTGCTTGGTTTAAGCGTTATGTGATTGTAATTCCTACTATGTTGCATCCACATCTTCCTATTCAGAATGTTCCGGATAATTATCAGCATTATTTTCCATCTTCAGTCGAAATCACAGTTACAGTATTGAGTTTTGCTTTGGCATTATTGATTATTACTGTTCTGGCAAAAATCTTCCCAGTTGTGCCTATTTGCGAAATTGCTGACCAAAAGGGAATTGATTATAAAATTGAGGAATAA